A single window of Aspergillus puulaauensis MK2 DNA, chromosome 5, nearly complete sequence DNA harbors:
- a CDS encoding SKN1/KRE6 family beta-glucan synthesis-associated protein (CAZy:GH16;~COG:G;~EggNog:ENOG410PH77;~InterPro:IPR000757,IPR013320,IPR005629;~PFAM:PF03935;~TransMembrane:1 (i186-209o);~go_function: GO:0004553 - hydrolase activity, hydrolyzing O-glycosyl compounds [Evidence IEA];~go_process: GO:0005975 - carbohydrate metabolic process [Evidence IEA];~go_process: GO:0006078 - (1->6)-beta-D-glucan biosynthetic process [Evidence IEA]), whose translation MSGPSPELPPRETPHIRLNSGQHDVFSDENLPSPISSPPPPPPPEHGRPLTPLTPQVTESQSTGTLQTVYTTYHHGSTEFLIPPRPHRSRDELASPNLSVLSSRRTSWDSEAGSYDTKGYIQSRVPSRAESDENDVNTQTVTEKYNITPTDGLLLFPEDVEKDDYLHNPDPSDRERECDIWNRRGLINVGGLILLTIGFLVLFIGYPVITAVKGLDKHESHCAAGDTLCLNVGDRPLLSNIRKGLIDPDTPKSAHTMIAEDGKELELVFSDEFNTPGRTFYDGDDPYYQAVDLWYGVTQDLEWYDPDAAITKDGVLELKFDKFPNHELKYRSGMVQSWNKLCFSGGRLEASISLPGDGKVSGFWPGFWAMGNLGRPGHAATTEGMWPYSYYDGCDAGITPNQSTPDGLSWLPGMRLPACTCPGADHPSPGRSRSAPEIDVIEASVAPLAGNEAKVVGTVSQSLQMAPFDIWYMPDYDYAAVYNQEVTELNSYRGGPYQQAMSGETTLNNKWYNGKEYQTYAFEYNPGATGNVTWFVGEDKTWTLDGRAIGPNANVGQRTIPMEPMSIVMNLGMAHSFAPVDDGIEKLMPGYMRFDYIRIYQDPDDINVTCDPPGFETTEYIANHPLAYQNFNKTTWAATGYEWPKNDFMHTC comes from the exons ATGTCCGGCCCCTCTCCAGAACTCCCTCCTCGGGAGACGCCTCATATTCGCCTCAATTCCGGACAGCACGATGTGTTTTCTGACGAGAaccttccttctcccatctcttctcctccgcctcctccgcctcccgaGCATGGGCGGCCTTTAACACCATTGACACCGCAAGTCACCGAGTCCCAATCGACGGGAACCCTACAGACGGTATATACAACATATCACCACGGGTCGACAGAGTTCTTAATACCACCACGGCCACACCGTTCTAGGGACGAGCTAGCGTCTCCCAACCTCTCTGTTCTCTCTTCGCGGCGCACAAGTTGGGATTCAGAAGCAGGCAGCTATGACACCAAAGGATACATCCAATCGCGAGTGCCGTCGCGCGCGGAAAGTGATGAGAATGATGTGAATACCCAGACGGTTACTGAGAAGTACAACATTACGCCAACGGATGGGCTGTTGTTATTTCCAGAAGATGTTGAGAAAGACGATTATTTACACAACCCGGACCCGAGTGATAGGGAACGAGAGTGCGATATTTGGAACCGAAGGGGATTGATCAATGTTGGAGGCTTAATCCTGCTTACTATAGGGTTTTTGGTGCTGTTTATTGGATATCCCGTTAT CACTGCTGTCAAAGGACTCGACAAGCATGAATCGCACTGTGCGGCGGGTGATACGCTGTGTCTCAATGTTGGAGACCGACCTTTGTTGTCTAATATTCGCAAGGGGTTGATAGACCCTGATACACCGAAATCAGCACATACGATGATAGCAGAGGATGGTAAAGAACTCGAGCTTGTG TTCTCGGACGAGTTCAACACCCCAGGACGTACATTTTACGATGGCGATGACCCCTATTACCAAGCCGTAGATCTTTGGTATGGTGTGACACAGGATCTTGAG TGGTACGACCCCGACGCAGCAATCACGAAGGATGGAGTTCTAGAGCTTAAATTTGATAAGTTCCCGAATCATGAACTCAAATATCGATCAGGAATGGTGCAGAGCTGGAACAAGCTTTGCTTCAGTGGTGGCCGACTGGAGGCGAGTATATCATTACCGGGAGACGGCAAGGTTTCTGGGTTTTGGCCCGGTTTCTGGGCTATGGGGAACTTGGGGCGTCCTGGACACGCTGCGACTACGGAAGGCATGTGGCCCTATAGCTACTATGATGGATGTGATGCGGGAATCACGCCGAACCAAAGTACTCCGGACGGCCTTAGCTGGCTCCCCGGGATGCGTTTACCGGCCTGTACTTGCCCAGGTGCAGACCATCCTAGTCCTGGAAGATCCCGCAGTGCCCCCGAAATTGATGTTATTGAAGCCAGTGTTGCGCCCTTGGCGGGCAACGAGGCCAAGGTAGTAGGGACTGTGTCACAAAGTTTGCAGATGGCTCCATTTGATATTTGGTACATGCCAGACTATG ATTACGCCGCTGTGTACAATCAGGAAGTCACGGAACTCAACAGTTACAGAGGAGGCCCATACCAACAAGCCATGTCCGGAGAGACAACTCTCAATAACAAATGGTACAATGGGAAAGAATACCAGACCTATGCGTTCGAATACAACCCTGGTGCGACGGGAAATGTCACTTGGTTCGTGGGCGAGGACAAAACATGGACGCTTGACGGACGAGCGATAGGCCCGAATGCGAACGTCGGCCAGCGAACGATTCCAATGGAGCCAATGTCCATTGTCATGAACCTGGGAATGGCACACAGTTTTGCTCCGGTAGACGACGGGATAGAAAAGCTTATGCCTGGCTACATGCGGTTCGATTACATCCGGATTTATCAGGACCCTGATGATATCAACGTCACCTGCGATCCCCCAGGCTTTGagactacggagtacatcGCCAACCACCCTCTTGCGTATCAGAACTTCAATAAGACAACTTG GGCCGCCACCGGATACGAGTGGCCGAAAAATGACTTTATGCATACATGTTGA